A stretch of Saccharothrix texasensis DNA encodes these proteins:
- a CDS encoding cellulose binding domain-containing protein, whose amino-acid sequence MATARVTSSWQGGFQAEVTVANPGTTRLNGWTVTWTRAGDQTINSLWNGRLTQTGTAVSVDDVGWNGTLAPGASGSFGYTASGSAATPELTCRAR is encoded by the coding sequence GTGGCCACGGCCCGGGTGACCAGCTCCTGGCAGGGCGGGTTCCAGGCCGAGGTGACCGTCGCCAACCCCGGCACGACCAGGCTGAACGGCTGGACCGTCACCTGGACGAGGGCCGGCGACCAGACGATCAACTCGCTGTGGAACGGCAGGCTGACCCAGACCGGCACGGCGGTGTCCGTGGACGACGTCGGCTGGAACGGCACGCTCGCGCCGGGCGCTTCGGGGTCCTTCGGGTACACCGCGAGCGGTTCGGCGGCCACGCCCGAGCTGACCTGCCGGGCGAGGTAG